GGCGTCCGCCGCGCCGTATCCGCAGGAGATCCCCTCGACCTCCAGAATCATGGCTTAAAACCGGACCTCGCCGCCGGCCACCCAGCTGCGCTCCGGCGCGGGATTGAACCGGCCGTTCGTGCCCCCGGAATCGAAATACTCCCGGTCCGCCGCGTTATAGACCGCCACGTACGCCGTCAGCGCCTTCCACGTGTAGGCGAGCTTGGCGTCGAGCACCCAGTAGGAATCGAGCTTCTCGAACGTGTTTTCGAAGTCGTTCACCAGATACCGGTCCCCCACGTAGCGGCCGCCGACGGTCAACCGCGCGCCGAGGAACCGCACCGTTCCCCCCACCGTGCCCATCAACCGCGGCGTCACCGGATGCTGCTTGCCTTCCTGCGCGGGATTGTCCGCGTCCGTCACGATCGCCCGCGTGTACGTGTGCGTGGCGAAAAGCTCCAGCGCCTCCCACGGCGTGAACCGAAGTTCCGTCTCCAGCCCCTGATGCACCACTTCGTCGAAGTTGACGTTATACCCCGGAAACGGGCCGAACGGCGTATCGACGACGAACGTCGGGTCGAAATAGATCTCGTCCTTCACCTCCATGCGGAAGGCCGAGACCGAAGCGAACCCCCAGCGCCCCGACGCGAACCGCACCCCCGTCTCGTACGAGTGCGAACGCTCCGGATCCAGCCGCGGGTTCGTGGCCATGAAGCCCACGAGCTGGTCGCGCGTCGGATACTTGAACGTCCGCCCCCAGGCCGCATAGAAGGAGACCTCCTCGACCGCCCGGAAGGTCACCCCGGCATGCGGACTGAGCTGATCGAACGCCCGCTGCTCGTCGAGCGATTCGCCCGAACTCGGGTCCAGATCCCGGTCCAGATCCAGAAGCGCCCGGTCGTACCGGAGGCTCGCCGTCAGAAGAAGCGCCTTCCAGGGCCGCACCTCGACGTGCTCGTAGGCCCCCAGGAGCCGCCGCCGATACTCGCTCTCGTCGAAAGGCGAGCCGGGACTCCCCGAATCGGCGTCCGCCCGTTCGTAGGAAAGATCCACTCCCGACGTGAAGATCGAGCCCCCCAGGAGCGCGGGCGAAACCACGTGCTTGAGCTGCAGCAGGCTGATGTCCGAGGCGTCCTCGATGAGGAAGAATCCCCCGAAGTCCGCCTCCCCGTCGCTGCGCGTGTGGTTGAGGAAAAGGCTCACCTCCCCGAGCTCCCCGAGCGCCTGGGTCAGTCCCGTGTCGAGATAGCTCTCCTGCCGCGCGGCCGTCCCGGGAAACCCGGCGGGCGACGACGCGCGCCGGCCGAGCGATTCGATTTCCGCCTTGGAGAGGGATCCGGGCCGCTCGCGATCGTCGTTGTGGTGCCCCACCTTGACGAAGCCGCGCAGGGCCTCCGCCAGCGGCGCCTCCACCCGCGCGGTGACGTTCTCGCCCTGATAGGCGCTGTTGTCCCGGTAGCCGTCCGTCGTTTCGAGCCCCGCGTAGAGATCGAACAGCGCCTCGCCGTGCCGGCCGCCCACGTTGGCGGAAGCGCGGAACGTGTTCCAGGCTCCTCCCTCTCCCGCCAGATGGCTGAACGCGCCCGGCCCGCCTTTCTTCGTAATGATGTTCACCACGCCCGCCAGCGCCCCGTCCCCATAAAGCGCCGCCGCGGGACCCCGCACGATCTCGATCCGCTCGATGTTCTCCAGCGGAATCGACGCCCAGTCCGTCGA
This genomic interval from Planctomycetota bacterium contains the following:
- a CDS encoding TonB-dependent receptor, with product MSAFLLALLLAQEQEPPKPEAPRPPEREVVIIGQRRESDILDVPSGVTVVTGRQIEESGAANIREVLERTPAFFTQSPNKGAYDAVLDIRGFNNGTGTGQRTLVLVDGRKTNSVTGTSTDWASIPLENIERIEIVRGPAAALYGDGALAGVVNIITKKGGPGAFSHLAGEGGAWNTFRASANVGGRHGEALFDLYAGLETTDGYRDNSAYQGENVTARVEAPLAEALRGFVKVGHHNDDRERPGSLSKAEIESLGRRASSPAGFPGTAARQESYLDTGLTQALGELGEVSLFLNHTRSDGEADFGGFFLIEDASDISLLQLKHVVSPALLGGSIFTSGVDLSYERADADSGSPGSPFDESEYRRRLLGAYEHVEVRPWKALLLTASLRYDRALLDLDRDLDPSSGESLDEQRAFDQLSPHAGVTFRAVEEVSFYAAWGRTFKYPTRDQLVGFMATNPRLDPERSHSYETGVRFASGRWGFASVSAFRMEVKDEIYFDPTFVVDTPFGPFPGYNVNFDEVVHQGLETELRFTPWEALELFATHTYTRAIVTDADNPAQEGKQHPVTPRLMGTVGGTVRFLGARLTVGGRYVGDRYLVNDFENTFEKLDSYWVLDAKLAYTWKALTAYVAVYNAADREYFDSGGTNGRFNPAPERSWVAGGEVRF